The Pristiophorus japonicus isolate sPriJap1 chromosome 17, sPriJap1.hap1, whole genome shotgun sequence DNA window CCAACTATCACAATCAAACTGTCAGCAACATTCCCCATTTACCACTTAATGGGGCAGAAAGTCACACCGTTTGCATCTCCCGTTAGCGCCCCGAGGGGGCACTGTCATTGTGCAGTGACCTGTTTTCGCCCGGCACTGGAAATTGGGTCATGCCCCATGAGGTCGCCGCTAGCGATGTCAGCCTCGACGGTCGGGGGCCGCACCCGCTCGTGTGGTGgaaagtaaaggggaggtgcgcgctcttttttttttgtttggccAGCCTTTCATTTGCCAATTctgcgatggtgcagcccggcacaccgcttctgtgccaggctgcggCCACAGCACCCCACCTCCCCGGTGGCATAGtggaggcccctcgccccactgcagtgCGCCCGCCCCTTTAATGGCCAGAGCTCGCGCCAGCGCTAGGCGGAGAGGCTGTGTAACGCTGCCAAATGAGTGCGCTTgctgccccgagaggaagtggagccccTGACATTGGGCTTCCCTTCCTccttgggggcagtaaccccaatttcgtgaCTGGCGCAAGAAGTCTCACCTCGGTTACCGCTCCTAAATGGGGCATAACTGAATTTCGCCCCTCCTTATCTTGTATATCTCCAGgagatccccccccaccccatccccctcaGTCACCTCCCAGTTGTTCCACCTAATTCACTCCTGGCAATTTAGGTCAGTCCTTTGGACCCAAAACTTGTAATGCTGTGTAAATGTTGTTGATCAAGGGGTGGAGCGGACAAAGCTAAAGCTACGTAGGGATTGGGggaatgttatagaaacatagaaacatagaaaatgggtgcaggagtaggacattcggctctttgagcctgcaccatcattcaataagatcacagctgatcattcacctcagtacccctttcctgctttctctccataccccttgatccctttagccgtaagggccatatctaactccctcttgaatatatccaatgaactggcatcaacaaatctctgcggtagagaattccacaggtcaacgacactgagtgaagaagtttctcctcatctcagtcctgaatagcttacaccttatccgtagactgtcccctggttctggacttccccaacatcgggaacattcttcctgcatctaacctgtccagtcccgtcagaatattatatgtttctatgagatcccctctcattcttctaaactccagtgaatacaagaccagtcaatccaatctctcctcatatgtcagtcctgccatcccgggaatcagtctggtgaacctttgctgcacttcctcaatagcaagaatgtccttcctcagattaggagaccaaaactgaacacaatattccaggtgaggcctcaccaaggccctgtacaactgcagcaagacctccctgctcctatactcaaatcccctagctatgaaggccaacaacttCCCATTTTGTTGATTCGGATTCACAAATGATAGCCGTTAAAATGAAAATGCAATGGCAGCATATATTTCGTAGGTTAGGTTCACCCGAGGCCTGGAAAAAGCTGCCCATAAATTTGATCAAAATGAATCACTTTCCCATCCCTATAGGTTCAGATATTCCTATAGCacgtttaacgtagtaaaatgtcccaaggcgtttcacaggagtgtttcactacgttaaagatgctatataaatgcaagttgttatcaaacaaagtttgacaccgagccacataaggagttattgGGGCAAATGAGAGAGAGGTTTTATGAAGCATCTTAGAGGAGAGAGGTGTAGAgtggtggagagttttagggagggaattccagagcttggggactaggcaacagaaggcagtcgCCAGTGGTGAAGcaattgaaatcggggatgctcaagaggccagcattggaggagcgctgacatcggggggagggggggggcggttgaGGTGGGGGGAGGCGGTGTTGTAGGGCTGAGGGGTGAGTCGATGGAGGAATCTGAAAACCAGGATGATTATTTTAATGTCAAAGGGGCCCTGTGGAAGATTTATCTGCTGTTATATATCTTTCTGTATTTGCAGTGCAGTGGGAAGATAAATGGAGGAGATGTTGCTGTCTTTGCTCAGAGAGCTGGGAACCGCACCTGTTGGCATCCGTGCTGCTTTGGTTGCATCACGTGTCAGGAACTCCTGGTGGACCTCATTTACTTTTACCAGGACGGAAAGATATACTGCGGCCGACATCACGCTGACCTCTTCAAACCACGCTGTGCGTCATGTGACCAGGTGAGTGGCTTTCCATATTCCCTTCCTTTCTACTTGATGTTCCTCCATCACACTCTCAAGTCTTACTGTcagagatttcaaaattctcattttcggctgcccgtgtcctaactcacaccaattcccgttcacccatcacccctgcgcttgctgacgtacattggctcccggttaagcaacgcctcgatttcaaaattctcatccttattttcaaatccctccttggcttcatccctctctatctctgtaatctcctccagccccatacccCTCCGAGTTACCTGTgcccctttaattctgccctcttgagcatctcttaaccattggtagctgtgtcttctgttgcctaggccccaagctctggaacaccctgcctaaacctctccgcctctctttcctccgtcaagacgttccttaaaacctaccactttgaccaagggtgtaatttctacttgtgcgtctcggtgtcaaattattttctcatcactcctgtgaagcgccatgggatgtttcactacgttaaaggtgctatataaatacaagttgttgttgtacagaaTTGCTCTCCTTTTGACTTCCCTCTGGCCAATTGCTGCCTGCCTCCTTCACTTTGGAGCAatggggggcggattaaccatagggctgcagccccaggttcaccaaataaatgtagggaaaaaaatataaggcctcccaactaGGTTGAAGagtatagacaataagagaggaaaaacaaaactgaggaaaatattgtttattggcctaacatGTACATACCTGTTTTTGCAGAGACAGGATCTTTactatttgcatatatgtataggaatctagtgttgcaatgttaccagaaccaaaatatatacctacttgatttacagaatatatgctttcattggtgaatatactggcctatgttttcatactcagaatccgaATCAgatatgtaatgaacatgaacaaacataactatcggcccatttggatcagtttgccccaggcccttaATCCAGCCCTGGGAACAGTTGTTTACGCACACTGCTGAATTAGCTTTTGAGTATGGAGCATTGGTCAAATGCAGTCGACAAGTCATTTTACCATTGCCtgaggtacggtagcatagtggttatgttgttgGACGTAATCTAGAGGCTTGGACTAATCTGGAAATGTGAGTTCAGAGGTAGGTTTTTgatcagaggtatgttttaaggagcgccttgaaggagaatAGAGAGGTCTAGACAACAGACGGCACggacacggcagctggggaatttaaattcaattaaataaatctggaattaaaaagctagcatcagtaatggtaaccatgatgtcgttaaaaacccatctggttcactaatcccCTTTTTTATAGTGATCAGGATTCAGTGATTCAACCTCTGGCTTGAGAGCAATGACGTGTGCTCTAAGGGTTAGCAATCTGAAGGAAATTAGGGGCTGATTTTAAAACTGGGTGGATATCGAGAGTGTGGAGGGCCGAAATGGGtggtgggcagggagagagaaccaTTCGGACCCTCGGGCCTCATTTACAtgccccaacactgattcccacctAAAGCAGCTGGAAACAGCTTCACTGCCAGTgaatgggggcggggggcaggggggggggcacGGCAGGGGGGGGGTGCAGGGCAGGGGGGgcaggcggcggggtggggggggggccaggCAGGGGGGGCAGCCCAGGAGCAGGAGAGGCCCACAGTATTCCTGGCGGGTTGGCACACTGGGCCAAAGTTGGGTCCACAGTTAGAATGGCCTGTGTGTCACAGTGATGTCATCGGGATGCGACCCCTCCATTTCAATTAGGCCCCCGCTCTTCTGGGACAGGTGGCTTTCCCGGGCCCCAAATTCAGACAAGtaaaaattgggggggggggggaagaaaggaaggGGGAGCACTGCGTGAATTCCACCATCTTCTTCCCCCGTCGTCGTCTCGCCcgacctggtggggggggggggttaatattGGCCCTGCAGGGGGAATGTCGAGCATTACTACAGTGTGATACTAACAATGGTTGTTTTTCTATGACCCTTGCAGTTGATCTTTGCTGAAGAGTGCACGGAGGCAGAAGGCAGGTATTGGCATATGGACCACTTCAGCTGCACTGAATGTGAGGCAATTCTTGGAGGACAGAAATACATCATGAAGGAAGGGCAGCCATATTGCTGCGGCTGCTTTGAGACCCTTTACGCAGAGTACTGCGAAAGCTGCAGAGAGATCATTAGTGAGTATATAAAAAAAGAAAAATCCAAAATAGGCAAGAGAGCTAATTAGTGAATATAACGAAAGAAAATTCCCAACTGTCTTAAATCAAGAACCAGACTGGAATTTTAATGCATTGTTGAGATATAATCAAACCGTCCAATTAAAACTTCAGTCTTTCTCTGCATGTCTGCCTTTTTATGTTCGAGGGGATATTTTTGTTTTAATGAGTGCTAATGCTATAATTATGGATCTGTTACTGAGACCAACaacaatcatacccatttatattgcCACCTTTAAAGTGAAGTAGTCCCAACACGATTCAGAACGGGGTATGGAAAAGACATCAAACCAACACacagctggcctacattggctcccagttgagcaacaacttggttttaaaattctcatccttgttttccatggcctcccccctcccgttctctgtaatctcctccagccccacccaccccccgagatatctgcgcttctccaattttgccctcttgagcaaccctgatttatcatcgctcaaccattggtggccgtgtcttctgttgcctaggccccaagctctggaactccctccctaaacctctctgcctctctttcctccttcaagacgctccttaaaacctacctctttgaccaagcttttgatcacctgccctaatatctcctttatgtggctcggtgtcaaattttgtgtcttgtAATACCCCTGTGAAATGCCTTGCAacatcttactatgttaaaggcgctatataaatacatgttgttgtacaAGAGATACAAAGGAGCTAAATTGGTAGCAGCAGAGGCAGTTATTGATCCAAAGGATTTCAGCAATCTGGTCTTTTCAACTTTACACTATTTTCACCTTCAAAATAATCTCAGACGGGTTTCTCAATGAGGTCATTTGGGGGAAGATTTCAAATAAATCCATTTTTAAAAACAAGCCAGTTGTCGATGGATGTTGCATTTTCTCCCACTTTTTTTTCTGATTTGCATGTTCTCAACCTTGAGTTTAGAAAATCTTTTTAATTTCATGTTCAAGCCACACATTCAATCTTGTGCCATTAAACCAACAGGTATTGACTATGGACAAATAACATTTAGTGGTCAGCACTGGCATGCAACCAGCTCCTGCTTTTCTTGCGCTCAATGTAAGAAGCCTCTCTTGGGCTGCACCTTCACCTCCAGACATGGCCAAGTCTTCTGCTCTATAACGTGCAGCCAAGTCGAAGAGCCTGTTGGATCAGATTCCTCTGACTCTGCTTTTCAGTCAACACAGTCCCAAGAATCCAGTTGTATTTTCAGCCTTGGAGAAGACCCCGGGGTCAACAACGCTTCAAGCAGTTCATCACCACAAAACCTACACTACAGCCAAACCACTGAAGCACTACCCGTGGATGACACGGACTGTATTCTGCAACATGTGGACAGCCTTAGTATCAAAGACCAAACACCTGGCAGCAAAGACGATCTGGTGTTGGAGCTCAAGAAGCGATGCAAGAGTTCAGTGAAACTTCAGCACTGGCAGATGGAATACGAGCTGTTGAAAAAAGGCCCCGAGCCTCAAAACGAGGCAAGGCGAACAGAGGCGTGGCCATCAGAGGGCGGCCATCTCAAGAAAGAAAAAGGCCTCAAGGTTGAAATCTTGACCTCTAATCAAGAATCGGGCCAAAGAAATGACCATTCAGCGACATTATGTAACTTTAATTGGCTGAAAGGTGGACTTGAAAATGCCATGAAAGTCATTGACCCGTCCCTAAGTAGTAATGGGCATGAGGTCTGGCCGGTTGAAGGCCAAAGGATGGAGAATACGGTGGCTACGGAATCTTTGGCTCTTGATCAAAGCCTGGCTTTCAAGCACCAGCTGGACATTTACTGCATCCAACAGGGAGGCCAACTAGGGGACGTGAGGGATAGCTCCACCCAATCCTTTCGGGGTAAGCGGAATCAATGGTTGGATGTCCAAGTTGGTTCAGAAAACCCTACACAGGATCAGAAAGCATGGTCGGAAAATTCACCACAGAGGTTGCGAGACAAGATGACAGAACAGAAAATTGGAAGAAGCCAGCAGGATTCCTTGGCTACTGTCCAGATTGCAGGTAATAAAATGAATGCAGGAATGATAAAACATCTCTCAAAGAATGACTTCCACTCTCTCCCTTCatctccgctctctccccactccacccacagatactcctatctctgtaatctccttcagcccctcaaaccccgcccccctgccctctgagatatctgccctcttgagcatatccaatttataatcgctcaaccattggtggccatgccttctgttgcctagctcctaagctctgaaacttcctgcctaaacctccccacctctatttcctccttttttaagaggctccttaagatctacctctttgaccaagcttttggtcacctgccctaatttctccctatgtggcttggtgtcagatatttttcttataatactcctgtgaagcgccttgggacatttcactatgttaaagatgctatataaatagttGTTGTTGTAGCTAAATACACTGGAGGggaaagaatgagaagtgatcttatcgaaacgtataagattatgaaggggcttgacaaggtggatgcagagacgatgtttccactaatggagtctagaataaggagctgcccatttaaaatcgagatgaggagaaatttcttctgagggttgtaaatctgtggaatttgctgcctccgagctgtggaagctgggacattgaataaatttaagacagaaatagacagtttcttgagtgataaggggttatggagggtgggcagggaagtggaattgagtccatgatcagatcagccatgatcttattgaatggcggagcaggctcgaggggctgtatgatctactcctgttcctatttcttatgtaaccatCCCGATCAGGAAGATCCGAAgctcaatctccagtctctcaagtTAGTTGATCATAGTTAGGACACTGGCAGAGACGATGCAGTTTGCACCCCTGGGCTTGGGAGGGAAATACAGCCATGGTTCCGTTCCTCCTGATCTTTCTCCAGTGATCACCATGTACAGAGAGCCTCGAGCCTGGCTGTGCTTCTCCCTTAGTTCAGCCACTACCTTTACAGGGGTGTAGTGTTCACAAAGCATACCTGGGTATACCGAGTACTGCCACTTATGCTTTGAGGCTAATGAATAAGTATTAAACATAGTGGTCCCACAATTCTCCGGAGCCTAAGGCAGACTGGGAAGGGGCTTAAATTGAGTGCAAGAGGTCTAGTGGGCGGAAATATGGAAGCAATGGATTTATACCCAGAAAAGTTGCCGCAAAACGTGtcggatgtggctcagtgggtagcactctcgcctctgagtcagaaggttgtgggttcaagtctcactccagggacttgaacacacaaatcccggctgacactccagtgcaagtaCTGagatgtgctgcactgttggagatgctgactttcggatgagacgttaaaccgaggccccgtctgcgctctcgggtggacataaaagatcccatggccactatttcaaagaagagcaggggagttatcctcagtaccccagcaatatttatccctcaatcaacatcactaaaacagattatctgatcattatcacactgctgtctgtgggaccttgctgtgtgcaaattggctgctgcatttcctacaatgcaacagtgacttcaAGTATTTCATTGCCAATAAAGCACTTTGGATCGTGAAAGATGCTAAATTAATGCAAGCTTTTTTTGGAATTGGGGCAGGCAGAGCGTCTGTCCATCCCAAACATGACCGCCGCTGCCCCCCACCCCATGTCACAGGGAGGTGTGGCTTACAGGATAGCTTTCCATGCTCAGATTCCTGTGACTCCTGCCTCCTTTATGCCTGCAATCCATACATAAAGGAAAAATCTGGCGTCTAGATCAATTCAAAGGTGGAAGTTGTGCCCATTTAGGAACTGGCCTGAAAAGTGAGAGTATGCAGAGGACCAATTGGCACCTTCGAGAAACTTTTGACCCTGCCCTGACCCTAGATTACTTCAGCGGGGTCCAGAGCAGAGATCAACAGCGGGACAGAAGTCCCACTTTGATGCACTGACACCAGCACAGAGACGCTGGCCTAAGCTTTCCAACGGAGGGCCATGTCCAGCAGGGTGGGACCTCTGCCTTGAGCCTGGCTGATGTTCTAGCCCCAGAATCATTTGCATGCTGGAGGTGGGCTAAATCAAGGCCAGAAACGTACCTCGGTGGGCCTCGGGGAGGGTCTACTGCAGAGGGAGGAAACATCAGACAATTTTTCAATTCAACTGTTTGAGGTTAGGGCCTGTGACTGCAATCAATTGTACATGTCTCTCTTTGCCACCATGCTATATCTTAATTTGTTCTTTATACCCATTGTGTATAATAATGTCAAATCCACATTTGTATATATTATTTTCTTggcaattttttttccccctcaaacTGGCCCCTATTGAATGGTTTGCGATCCATCACTTGATCAATCCTCACCTATTGCTCAAACCTGGTAACTGATTAATGATTTAAGTACATCTCACGCGTGCCCATATTAGCTCTCCATGGAGGGAAAAGTTTTCATTTAACACTCTCGGGTGAAACCATTACTTACTGAGCTTGTCCGatgtggctcaatgggtaacacactcgtctctgagttagaaggttgaggTGTCCGCTGGTCGTAACAGGCgttatgtaaatccaagtcttccttttgtTGATCCACTTTTAATTTGATCAATTTTGGAAGAGTAACGTATCAATGAAAAAGCTGAATAATTATGACATGctgaaggataaagaaaaaaggcactccctaaaaaggatagaacgggGTACTTTGTAAATAGTGAAAGGCTAAAAACAttggagatccaaagagacttggaTTCAGGTACATCGATCATCAAAATGTCATCAaccggtacagaaaataatcaaacctGCTAATgggtttatatctagaggactagaatacaagggggtagaagttatgctgcagctgtacaaagccctggttagaccactcctggagcacagtgagcagttctgggcaccacagcttaggaaggatatattggccttggagtgcagTATAGGCTTACCAGcaagatacccggacttcaaggattaagttacaaagagagattacacaaattagggttgtattccctacaaTTTAGACGGttatggggtgatctgattgaagttttcaaggtattaaggggaacagatagggtagatagagagaaactattcccgctgattggggattctggactaggggggcatagtctaaaaattagagccagaccttttcaaaagtgaaattaggaaactcttctacacacaaagggtggcagaagtttggaactctcttccgcaacttatgttagatcaattgttaattttaaatcggagacggATAGCttcctgttaaccaaaggtattaagggttatgggtcaaaggcaggtatacggagttagatcgcagatcaaacATCATCTGCTTCAATTGTAGAactggctagaggggctgaatggcctcctcctattcctatattCCTCATCTGAAGCACAGCAATTATTAAGATGCAAACCAGAATGCACCCCTCTCCCCGCCCactgccctgccccccccctccccccccggccttGTGGATCCAAAGAAGTAAACTAGCTCCTAGCTCCAAAAGGACAAGAGGATTAAATAATACAAGATCCAGCTGTGGACAACCATCCTCTGCTAATATCCATAAGGATGtgaaagaaaaaataaagacttgcatttatatagtgcctttcacatcagcgtcctcattcaggcgaacatccccagcattgaagcaccgaccacacctcgatcagctccgctgggcaggcctcatagtccacatgccagacacaagattcccaaagcaagcgctctactctgagctccctcatggcaaacgagccaaaggcgggcagcggaaacgctacaaggacaccctcaaagcctccctgataaagtgcgacatccccactgacacctgggcgtccctggcccaagaccgttctaagtggaggaagtgcatcagggagggcgctgagcaccttgattctcaacggcgagagcatgcagaaatcaagcgcagacagcggaaagagcgtgcggcaaaccagtcccacctactccttccttcaacgactatctgtcccacctgtgacagagtctgtggctctcgtattggactgttcagccaccaaagaactcacttcaggagtggaagcaagtcttcctcgattccgagggactgcctatgatgatgatatcccaaagcactttacagccaataacgtACAAATGTTACTGTCATAAGGAGCTCTGTTACACTATATTGTTAGTGATTGGAAATGACTgcttcagatgagacgttcaaccgaggcccattctgccctctcaaatggacataatagatccgtggcactatt harbors:
- the LOC139228277 gene encoding prickle-like protein 1, with translation MSVLDTRSSENKKVANKMTFDFQQNAPSDNDSGCALEEYAWVPPGLKPEQVHQYFLCLPEENIPYVNSIGEKFRIKQLLYQLPPHDNDEKYCQSLGEEEKRELRVFSGQRKREALGRGIVQVFPLTATGALCEKCSGKINGGDVAVFAQRAGNRTCWHPCCFGCITCQELLVDLIYFYQDGKIYCGRHHADLFKPRCASCDQLIFAEECTEAEGRYWHMDHFSCTECEAILGGQKYIMKEGQPYCCGCFETLYAEYCESCREIISIDYGQITFSGQHWHATSSCFSCAQCKKPLLGCTFTSRHGQVFCSITCSQVEEPVGSDSSDSAFQSTQSQESSCIFSLGEDPGVNNASSSSSPQNLHYSQTTEALPVDDTDCILQHVDSLSIKDQTPGSKDDLVLELKKRCKSSVKLQHWQMEYELLKKGPEPQNEARRTEAWPSEGGHLKKEKGLKVEILTSNQESGQRNDHSATLCNFNWLKGGLENAMKVIDPSLSSNGHEVWPVEGQRMENTVATESLALDQSLAFKHQLDIYCIQQGGQLGDVRDSSTQSFRGKRNQWLDVQVGSENPTQDQKAWSENSPQRLRDKMTEQKIGRSQQDSLATVQIAGASSEGKYKLQNPFRPSDQEYNRKAGQEFETHSNVGILKSFSHKRSTESLHSLSSKQPEGTSQQSRWMPESASSVRRTAAQIRPQKITFSDTTVSKPRERNRCHQTPMSEQTQRKVYRHKGNYRNHRHQPRRVQRSCSDEALHTITERSLERANNNTFLEHYNQLIQTTVCPKTQAMPSHRQQAFYRAGDNGLQSTTLNNFLGLCCEDDDGCCSTCSSSSSDSEEEGYFLGQPIPQPRTSNGCHFSLEPRPPNIVPDIMLASRGKSQRKKEHKNKNCTIS